In the genome of Chryseobacterium oryzae, one region contains:
- the gdhA gene encoding NADP-specific glutamate dehydrogenase, which produces MEQYNVDQKIQEFIAKIEAKNPNEPEFLQAVKEVAVTVIPFILTRKEYTGMKLLERMAEAERVIIFRVPWVDDKGEIQVNRGFRIQMNSAIGPYKGGIRFHPTVNLSVLKFLAFEQVFKNSLTTLPMGGGKGGSDFDPQGKSDMEVMRFCQAFMTELCKHIGPETDVPAGDIGVGAREIGYLFGQYKKIRNEFTGVLTGKGLAYGGSLIRPEATGYGVVYFAEQMLKTIGQTFKDKVVTVSGFGNVAWGVIKKVNELGGKVVTISGPDGYIYDKDGIDGEKIEYLLELRSSGNNRAEDYAKKYPSAEFHAGKRPWEVKCDVAIPSATQNELDLEDAKILVDNGCVCVTEAANMPSTLDAINYFLEKKVLFSPGKASNAGGVATSGLEMTQNSIRLNWTSEEVDARLKEIMIGIHKACRDYGKEEDGYVNYVKGANIAGFVKVAEAMLAQGVV; this is translated from the coding sequence ATGGAACAATATAATGTTGACCAGAAAATTCAGGAGTTTATTGCAAAAATAGAAGCAAAAAACCCGAACGAACCAGAGTTTTTACAGGCTGTAAAAGAAGTTGCGGTTACTGTAATTCCTTTTATTCTAACAAGAAAAGAATATACCGGCATGAAGCTGCTTGAAAGAATGGCTGAAGCTGAAAGAGTTATCATTTTCAGAGTTCCGTGGGTTGATGATAAAGGAGAAATCCAAGTAAACAGAGGTTTCAGAATTCAGATGAACTCTGCAATCGGACCATATAAAGGAGGAATTCGTTTTCACCCTACAGTAAACCTTTCTGTATTAAAGTTCTTAGCTTTCGAACAGGTTTTCAAAAACTCTTTAACGACACTTCCTATGGGTGGTGGTAAAGGAGGTTCAGACTTCGATCCTCAAGGGAAATCTGATATGGAAGTAATGCGTTTTTGTCAGGCATTTATGACAGAACTTTGCAAACATATCGGTCCTGAAACAGATGTACCTGCAGGAGATATCGGTGTTGGAGCAAGAGAAATCGGATATTTATTCGGACAGTATAAAAAAATAAGAAACGAATTTACAGGAGTTCTTACCGGTAAAGGTCTTGCTTATGGAGGTTCGCTTATTCGTCCTGAAGCTACAGGATATGGTGTTGTTTACTTCGCAGAGCAGATGCTAAAAACTATCGGACAAACTTTCAAGGATAAAGTAGTAACAGTTTCAGGATTCGGAAACGTAGCTTGGGGAGTTATTAAAAAAGTAAACGAATTGGGCGGAAAGGTTGTTACCATTTCTGGACCAGACGGTTACATCTACGATAAAGATGGTATCGATGGAGAAAAAATAGAATATTTGCTAGAGCTTAGATCTTCGGGTAACAACAGAGCTGAAGATTATGCTAAAAAATATCCTTCAGCAGAATTCCATGCTGGAAAACGCCCTTGGGAAGTGAAATGTGATGTAGCGATTCCTTCTGCAACACAAAATGAACTCGATTTGGAAGATGCTAAAATTTTAGTAGATAACGGATGTGTATGTGTAACTGAGGCAGCAAATATGCCTTCAACATTAGATGCGATTAACTACTTCCTAGAGAAAAAAGTATTATTCTCTCCAGGGAAAGCTTCTAACGCTGGTGGTGTAGCAACTTCAGGTTTAGAAATGACTCAAAACTCTATCAGATTAAACTGGACTTCTGAGGAAGTAGATGCAAGATTGAAAGAGATTATGATCGGCATCCATAAAGCATGTAGAGATTACGGAAAAGAAGAAGACGGATACGTAAACTACGTAAAGGGAGCAAATATTGCAGGCTTCGTAAAAGTGGCAGAAGCAATGTTGGCACAAGGAGTAGTGTAA
- a CDS encoding SUF system Fe-S cluster assembly protein → MKFTDDQIADIGDEIIRVLKTVYDPEIPVDIYELGLIYDVQISDDADIKIIMTLTTPNCPVAETLPQEVKDKVKAVENVNEVDLELTFEPSWNKDMMSEEAKFELGML, encoded by the coding sequence ATGAAATTTACAGACGATCAAATCGCAGATATAGGTGACGAAATTATACGAGTTCTTAAAACCGTTTATGATCCCGAAATTCCGGTAGATATTTACGAATTGGGGCTTATTTATGATGTGCAGATTTCGGATGATGCAGATATTAAAATCATCATGACATTAACTACTCCCAATTGTCCGGTTGCAGAAACTCTGCCACAGGAAGTAAAAGATAAAGTAAAAGCAGTTGAAAATGTAAATGAGGTAGATCTTGAACTTACCTTTGAGCCAAGTTGGAATAAAGACATGATGAGTGAAGAAGCTAAATTTGAACTTGGAATGCTATAA